GTCTCCTCCTGAAGTAACAAACCCTGTGAGTGATGGACTTAAAAAAATTGGCACTGTTCTTAAGGACACGGCATTTATAGTAGTGGATGGGTTTGAAAATGGTGCATACAATGCACTTCCAGTAGTTGCAGCATGTGCCACTGCAGGTTATATAGCAGGAATGTCAACATTGACTGGTCTTGCCCTAAAATTTGCAAATGCAGTTGTATCACTTGCTACAAATGTAACAAATGCCATAAACAGAGTTATTGGTGCAGTTATTCCATTCTTAAGACTTCCAAATGCCATGGCGTTTACACTTCTATTTACAATGATTGCATGCATAATTCTTGGTATGGGAATTCCAACCACTGGAACTTATATACTTATGGCTATTATAACAGCGCCAGCTCTTGCACCATTTCTTACGCACTATGAACCAAAAATGGCAATGCTTATAGCACACATGTTTGTCTTCTACTATGGAATCCTTGCAGATGTTACTCCTCCTGTAGCGCTTGCAGCTTATGCAGGAAGTGGGATAGCTGGTTCAGACCCATTTAAAACAGGATTCACAGCTTTTAAAATCGCCTTAGCAGGATACTTAGTACCTTTTGTGTTCGCCTACAATCCAATACTTCTTGGAGTGAATTTCCAATTACTTCCCGCCATATTAGCGATAGTTACAGCATTTATAGGAGTTGTTATACTCGCCGCATCAACCATAGGTTTTCTATCAACTAATTTGAGATTCTATGAAAGAATAGCATTATTTATATCAGCAGTTTTATTGATAATTCCTGGATTTAAAACTGATATAATCGGTGTTTTGATTGCCATAGCCATATACTATCTTCAGAGTTTAAGGAAAAAGGAGAAGAGTAATGTATAAACTTGTATTTTTCGGTCTTGGAACCATTGGGAGAGAGATACTTAAAACAGCGCTTTTAAAGAGAAACTTTGAAGTTGTCGGTGGAGTGGATATAAATCCAGATATTGTGGGAAGAGATCTCGGTAAATTAATTGGTAAGGAGAAACTGGGAGTGAATGTGGTGGATAGTATAAAAAAGATTAAAGAAGCTGATGTCGTTGTTCACTCCACCTCCTCCTTCTTGAAAACAACCCTCCCACAGTTTAAAGAAATAATGGAAGCTGGTTTCAATGTAATATCCACATGCGAGGAACTCTTCTATCCTTTTCATTTTCATAAAAAGGAAGCAGAAATGCTGGATAAAATAGCAAAAGAGAATGGAGTTAGGATTCTTGGTGCTGGAATTAACCCTGGTTTTGTACTTGACACCCTTGTCTCTTTTATAACCACTGCTTCGAGAGATATAGAAAAAATCACTGCAGAAAGGTACCTTGATGCTTCAAAGAGGAGAAAACAACTTCAATTAAAAATAGGAGCATCTCTATCAAAAGAAGAATTTGATAAATTAAAAAGAGATGGAAAGATCGGACACATTGGACTGCCTGAGTCACTAACTTATATCTTTGATTCCCTTGGCTGGAAAATTAAAGAGATGGAAAATAGCCTTGAACCTGTAATTGCTGAGGAGGATCTTGAAACAGATTACCTTAAAATAAAGAAAGGACTTGTAAGAGGGCAACATCAAGTTGCAAAAGGTATCTCCTGGGATGGAAGAGAGGTAACTCTTATCCTAAGGATGGCGATTGGAGAAAAACAATCCTTTGACAGAATAAGAATAAAAGGAGTTCCAGATATTGATCTCAAGATTGAAGG
This DNA window, taken from Caldisericia bacterium, encodes the following:
- a CDS encoding NADP-binding protein, with protein sequence MYKLVFFGLGTIGREILKTALLKRNFEVVGGVDINPDIVGRDLGKLIGKEKLGVNVVDSIKKIKEADVVVHSTSSFLKTTLPQFKEIMEAGFNVISTCEELFYPFHFHKKEAEMLDKIAKENGVRILGAGINPGFVLDTLVSFITTASRDIEKITAERYLDASKRRKQLQLKIGASLSKEEFDKLKRDGKIGHIGLPESLTYIFDSLGWKIKEMENSLEPVIAEEDLETDYLKIKKGLVRGQHQVAKGISWDGREVTLILRMAIGEKQSFDRIRIKGVPDIDLKIEGGIHGDIGTSTVIVNYIPALLKLPPGLHSTRDLPLPHFTI